A part of Phoenix dactylifera cultivar Barhee BC4 chromosome 2, palm_55x_up_171113_PBpolish2nd_filt_p, whole genome shotgun sequence genomic DNA contains:
- the LOC120109022 gene encoding arogenate dehydratase 1-like, producing the protein MASSAPPLKFPNYLPSSTKKRREFVDLPSIAPAGRSRRPSTVVVAGINGHPQINGSGALRVAFQGAPGAYSEFAAKTACPACTTVPCRAFADAISAVERGRADRAILPVESTMEGTALRNYDLLLRHDLRIVQEINLFVHYCLLAMPGVLPGELRRVISHPMALAHCGRALAQLGLRREPVEDTAGAVEMLRSNHLLDTAAIASPRAAVLYGLDVLAHGLQDESWNVTRFLLLSKTTTGPPHKPDGGGAGLKTSLVVAHRGSSMVALLKVLSAFSKRNINLTKLEVINSSNEREAPVMILDVRGRGSLRAFPHVLYVDFEGSMEDSKVKEAIDEISSFSVFVRILGCYAADPNIYDLQ; encoded by the coding sequence ATGGCTTCTTCAGCTCCCCCTCTAAAATTCCCCAACTATTTACCCTCTtccacaaagaagagaagagagttcGTAGATTTACCATCGATTGCCCCGGCCGGCCGGAGTCGGAGGCCATCGACGGTGGTCGTCGCCGGCATCAACGGCCACCCCCAGATCAACGGCTCCGGCGCCCTCCGCGTGGCCTTCCAGGGAGCCCCGGGCGCCTACAGCGAGTTCGCGGCCAAGACGGCGTGCCCGGCCTGCACCACCGTCCCCTGCCGTGCCTTCGCCGACGCGATATCCGCCGTGGAGCGCGGCCGCGCCGACCGCGCCATCCTCCCCGTGGAGAGCACCATGGAGGGTACCGCCCTCAGGAACTAcgacctcctcctccgccacgaTCTCCGCATCGTCCAGGAGATCAACCTCTTCGTCCATTACTGCCTCCTCGCGATGCCGGGCGTCCTCCCCGGCGAGCTCCGTCGCGTCATCAGCCACCCCATGGCCCTGGCCCACTGCGGCCGCGCCCTCGCCCAGCTCGGCCTTCGCCGCGAGCCCGTCGAGGACACCGCCGGCGCCGTCGAGATGCTCCGCTCCAACCACCTGCTCGACACCGCCGCCATCGCCAGCCCCCGCGCTGCCGTCCTCTACGGCCTCGACGTCCTCGCCCATGGGCTCCAGGATGAGTCATGGAACGTCACCCGTTTCCTCCTCCTGTCGAAGACCACCACCGGACCGCCCCACAAACCCGACGGTGGCGGGGCCGGGCTGAAGACGAGCCTGGTCGTCGCCCACCGTGGCAGCTCCATGGTGGCGCTGCTGAAAGTCCTCTCGGCGTTCTCGAAACGAAACATCAATCTCACCAAGCTGGAGGTGATCAATTCGTCGAACGAACGGGAGGCGCCCGTCATGATTCTGGACGTGAGAGGGAGGGGGTCGCTGAGGGCTTTCCCCCATGTTTTATATGTGGATTTCGAGGGCTCCATGGAGGATTCCAAGGTAAAGGAGGCCATTGATGAGATCTCTTCCTTCTCGGTGTTTGTTCGGATTCTTGGCTGCTACGCAGCCGATCCTAATATCTATGATCTTCAATAG
- the LOC103716864 gene encoding xyloglucan endotransglucosylase/hydrolase protein 31-like, whose product MAEVPSIHRTEILKQIAVDYCPEVCHHSPEAGEIHVTYDHRGGARWRSPARFRHGTFGARIRCPAGNTSGLNFNIYLSSLEGDKSQDEIDFEFLGKDKTSVQTNFYTTGAGCREIIHPLGFDASEDFHEYLIRWEPDRIEWLVDGAVIREEVRKDGEPWPEKPMFLYASVWDASYIDEGRWTGRYIGCDAPYVCSYKDVMVPIESIVIEEEESK is encoded by the coding sequence ATGGCGGAGGTCCCATCGATCCACCGCACGGAGATCTTGAAGCAGATCGCGGTGGACTACTGCCCGGAGGTATGCCACCACTCCCCGGAGGCCGGCGAGATCCACGTCACCTACGACCACCGCGGCGGCGCCCGGTGGCGCTCCCCGGCCCGCTTCCGCCACGGCACCTTCGGCGCCCGCATCCGCTGCCCGGCCGGCAACACCAGCGGCCTCAACTTCAACATCTACCTCTCCTCCCTCGAGGGCGACAAGTCCCAGGACGAGATCGACTTCGAGTTCCTCGGCAAGGACAAGACCTCCGTCCAGACCAACTTCTACACAACCGGCGCCGGCTGCCGCGAGATCATCCACCCTCTCGGCTTCGACGCCTCCGAGGACTTCCACGAGTACCTCATCCGCTGGGAGCCGGACCGGATCGAGTGGCTGGTGGACGGCGCGGTGATCCGAGAGGAGGTGAGGAAGGACGGGGAGCCATGGCCGGAGAAGCCCATGTTCCTCTACGCCTCCGTGTGGGACGCCAGTTACATCGACGAAGGCCGGTGGACTGGACGGTACATTGGGTGCGACGCGCCCTATGTTTGCAGCTACAAGGACGTGATGGTTCCCATCGAGAGCATTGTGATCGAGGAGGAGGAAAGCAAGTAG